The Humulus lupulus chromosome 3, drHumLupu1.1, whole genome shotgun sequence genome window below encodes:
- the LOC133823875 gene encoding zinc finger BED domain-containing protein RICESLEEPER 2-like: MISTIRKESNFFQVVDNKGETIGKEIENFLNDWSISKLFSITVDNASSNDVAIRFLKRHYREKGNGLILDGKFLHMRCYAHIVNLIVSEGLKEKHDSIVSIRHAVRYVRSSPARLKEFKKVVIEEGIECKGFLCLDVQMRWNSTYLMLNCAIKFRKAFESMESNANFMK; encoded by the coding sequence ATGATTTCCACTATCAGAAAAGAATCAAATTTTTTCCAAGTGGTAGATAATAAGGGGGAGACTATTGGAAAAGAGATTGAGAATTTTTTGAATGATTGGAGCATTTCAAAATTATTTTCCATTACGGTGGACAATGCTTCTTCAAACGATGTCGCTATTCGGTTTTTGAAGAGACATTATCGAGAAAAGGGAAATGGTCTCATTTTAGATGGgaagtttttacatatgaggtgTTATGCTCATATTGTAAACTTGATTGTCAGTGAAGGATTAAAAGAGAAGCATGACTCAATTGTTAGCATTAGACATGCTGTGAGATATGTTAGGTCTTCTCCCGCTAGGCTCAAAGAGTTTAAAAAAGTTGTCATAGAAGAAGGAATTGAATGCAAAGGATTTCTATGCTTAGATGTCCAGATGAGGTGGAACTCTACATATCTCATGCTTAATTGTGCAATAAAATTTCGAAAGGCATTTGAAAGTATGGAATCAAATGCAAATTTCATGAAGTAA
- the LOC133823877 gene encoding uncharacterized protein LOC133823877, which translates to MQASTKDWSHKLDDALWAYRIAFNTPIGMSPYRRVYGKASHLLFELEHRAQWDLKKLNLDLAASNALRLAQLNELDELRHDSYKNARIYKEKTKKWHDYNIANQNFQVGDKVLLFNSRLKLFPGKLKSRWSGPFIVTKVFPYGAYEIQQGDASAFKVNGQRLKHYYGGEIENKVNITLVDSQSQD; encoded by the coding sequence ATGCAAGCTAGTACAAAGGATTGGTCACACAAACTTGATGATGCATTATGGGCTTATAGGATAGCTTTTAACACACCAATTGGTATGTCTCCTTATCGGCGTGTATATGGTAAAGCTTCTCATTTGCTGTTTGAACTGGAGCATAGGGCGCAATGGGATTTAAAGAAGCTGAATTTGGATCTGGCTGCTTCGAATGCATTAAGGCTAGCTCAACTGAATGAGCTAGATGAATTGCGTCATGATTCCTACAAGAATGCAAGAATCTACAAGGAGAAGACAAAGAAATGGCATGACTACAATATTGCCAATCAAAATTTTCAGGTGGGAGATAAGGTACTGTTATTTAATTCCCGTCTCAAATTGTTTCCGGGAAAATTGAAGTCTCGATGGTCGGGGCCATTTATTGTTACAAAAGTATTTCCATATGGGGCTTATGAGATTCAACAAGGTGATGCTTCAGCGTTCAAAGTCAATGGACAGCGCTTGAAGCATTACTATGGTGGTGAAATTGAAAATAAGGTGAATATTACACTGGTGGACAGTCAAAGTCAAGACTAA